A region of the Akkermansia muciniphila genome:
TATGCCCGTACATGTCCACCACGCCCCCGCGGTGGCCGAAGATGAACTCCCCGGACACTTGGTTTTCCCCGGCAAGGCGCACCATTACTCCGCCCCCGTTCAGCTTCACGTTACGGGCCGCATAGCCGTCCCGGTCCAGGACCAGCAGGCCGCCGCCCCCTACGTTGATGTCCGCCGCGTTATTCCCGTGGCCGCTGACGATCAAATCGCCTTCCCCAATCTTCCTCCACTCGTCCCCGGAGGCTCCGGTCAGCAAGGTGGTGACCGTAGCTCCCTTGTTCACCACAAAGCCAGCCGTGTTCAGGCGGCGGGAAGAATCGCCCCCGTCGCTCAGCACGTAATCACGGTTGAAGGTGAGGGAGCCCGCTCCGGTATCCACGGACCCCTGGAGCACGATCGTGCCGCCGGAGCCGTCAAAAACCAGGTTGGAACACGCGCCTATCTGCGCGTCTGTGGCCCGCGTCCCCTGAGTGGAGGTATCCCCGCGTACTCCGGAAGCCAGGCCTATGTAATCCGTGGAGATGTCTCCCTGCACGAAGGTTCCGTTCCCTTCGGCATCCGTCACGTTCCACAGAAGGTCCCCGCCCCCTTCCGACACGCTGACGGTGCGGTTGAAGCTGTCCACGTAATCGCTGGCCCACTGGTTGCCGGAACGCATCTGGCTGAACTCGCCGTAGCCGCTGCCCCCCTGGGATTGGCCAGCCCCCACCCATTCCCATTGCCCGGAATTCTCATTGAATACATAGCTGGGACTTCCACTGTCCCCGGCCAATACTCCAGTAGGCAATGGGTTGGATTCCGTGGGTT
Encoded here:
- a CDS encoding S6 family peptidase, with amino-acid sequence MHLHYLYHSSLLGAACLLTPAYGGLMSDSFDVQTYRDFAENRGIFDVNAKDVAIYDKDGNYVGTIPKMMNFDGVADAHAGEAALVGGPGFIATVSHDYNNQTITFTKRFGATQGTPFYDAYRSVVIKNAWGNQTNYTYDYRVQRLSKIVTEAEYAPYLTDPEYLDNMKGRLVLRAGSGTQAIATGNGKQDTVNGAYSYLTGGTLVFEGQASAPGTGEPDPENAKTYPAYRFWYNFKKPTESNPLPTGVLAGDSGSPSYVFNENSGQWEWVGAGQSQGGSGYGEFSQMRSGNQWASDYVDSFNRTVSVSEGGGDLLWNVTDAEGNGTFVQGDISTDYIGLASGVRGDTSTQGTRATDAQIGACSNLVFDGSGGTIVLQGSVDTGAGSLTFNRDYVLSDGGDSSRRLNTAGFVVNKGATVTTLLTGASGDEWRKIGEGDLIVSGHGNNAADINVGGGGLLVLDRDGYAARNVKLNGGGVMVRLAGENQVSGEFIFGHRGGVVDMYGH